The Elaeis guineensis isolate ETL-2024a chromosome 11, EG11, whole genome shotgun sequence genomic interval gtTTAGATCTTAATTAACAAGAAATGCCCATCCTTGAAGCTTGCAAACAGAATAGCAACAAACCaagcacttaaaaaaaaaaaaaaaaatgaaaacatgTCTGTATATTAAGCCTGTGCATTTCAACTTAGAGTGTCTGTTCATGCAATAGTAGAGATGACAACACAATTAATAGTGGTTACAGCAGAAAATGGATACAAGACCAAGCCCTGGAAACAAGCAAACATTAACTTGAGTTTTTCATTTCTTGTTGTAACTGAGAGAAGGAAGATAGCACCTTGGACCGCATATTTGCTAGTTCAACAATGCTATCAAGAGCTGCAGGAAAAGAAAAGATTCCAAGTGATCTTAAATGGGTAAATGCACAAAACAACTAAAATCTAAACTGGAtctcatataagatatgaaagaGAAAAATGTTAACCTGTCTCAAATGAAACTTGGGCGGCCCGCAGCTTTGGAGGAACCAAGGTCCCAAAGACCGATAATGATTTAGACCTCTCCCGCTGAATCTATGGTACCGTAGCATGATAAATTACAGGAATATAATGGAAAAGAAATAATCTTTCACAGTTCTAGAAATTGTCTCACATTGATAAACAATTAAAACATTTTCAAGAAAAGTGCTACATTAATTGTCGGTGATAAGGAATTGTATTACTGGGATCAACACTAGATTTAAAACATCCATGAGTAATTTCAGTTCTACAATTTGCTTCAAATTATTCCAGCTTCTGTGGAATTTCTATTTAGATTTCTTCTTACATGAGTTAGACGTCTATAGCAAGGAAGAACAAAAAAACTTACATTGCTATCAGTAGCAATAGGAGATCCATCAACTGCTGAATAGGATTCTTTACACTGCTCTGAAATCATGAAAGAAATATTAGCTTGACATATAATGCATTGGTGAAAGGATAACGATAAAAAAGAATAATACATTGTCTTACCAGCGAAATTGTCAGGGACTCGATGCCTTAGCTGTGAACCACTAGATTTATTTTGAAATCCACCAGCTTCTACCTCCCCAAAACATTTACCCTCTCTCATATATGCCCATTTTGATATGGTAAAATGTGCTTGGGACTCTGAAGCATAAAAAGGATCTTTTTAAACATAGAGTCAAAGCATGTAAACAATAGCCTGCTTCATTTCTTAAGATAAGAAAGGATTATCGCTAATTAACAAAGCATTTTTAAGAAAAGTGATATAAAATGACAGCCGAAGAGTTTGGTTCGGTATAACACAAATCAAGTTGATGCCAACCTAATATATGGTGTATCAGGGTGATCTAAAATAGCTCATATCACAACTATTATATTTCATCAACATATGTTCAAAAGATACCTGTTACTGATTTGTCATTTGATTCAGTTACTTGCATTGTGGTAGCGGCAGACTGTACTTTATGGCTTAATAGTGCACTTGAGATGCGTGAGGAACCCATAGAATGACGAGCACTGGCCAGCTCTAGCCATCCCTGCCAAGAAGAGAATTTCAACTTTTTTAATGGTGAAAAGAAGGTACATGCAACAGCTATACAGGAATTACTTCGAGTGCTAGACTGCTAATAGTACAGGAATTACTTTGACATTGAATATTGACTAGACATTTGATATTTAATACATCCTGGAAGCAATGTGGACCTACGTTACCTTCTgtccaagaaaaagaaaaaaagagaacggAGAAAAAAGTTGACCTAGGTTAACTGTGTTCTTGAAAATACTAAAGGCACCAGTATGAAGATAAAAATATTAGGATAAGATATCATGTGACAGACATATATAAATTGCCTACATCTAATTAGGTTTCTTCTCTATTCCGGAGGATATTTATTGATAATGCAAACATTGTACATGAAAAGATACTGTAATTCAATCTCTGTAACATTTCTATTGGGGTGTAGACAAATTTAAGACATGATGAGCATTTTCTCTAAGGCAACTGAGGGGAAACTTTTTCTGGGGAAAGAGCAGGTGATGGTGCAATGGTTTGTGAAGATCAATGGCTGAGGAACTGAGCGCAACTCCAAAAATTAGTTTCAGAGGGTGATTATACTTCTCTGATCCAAATCAGAGTATCAGACACAAATCTTTAATAAAAGCATGACATACGTCTGTCCTAAAATTCTGGAATCAACTATCTGAGCAACAGGATTAGTTTTGCATCCATTTATTGCTTTCCAAAATGCTATGGCATTTTGATCCATGTGATATGTTTTAGGCCATTGGATTGCATTTATATGACTCCCTATTTCTGTTGGCCATACATATCAACAAATTCATAAACAACAAAACAGAGTAAATGCTTGGAGATGGCACCAATTTCACTAATAAAGCCTTACTTGGAACACAAGTTTGTTCAATGCCTGAAATAGGGTTCACAAACCAGAAAAACCATGCAAATTAAATTCCATATTTTATATTCTCCTTGTATCATAAAAAGAAAGGAGAGGTGATGTCTCAATTGTTAGAGGTTGAGAAACTGAGAACAGCGAAAAGGCCTGCACGGACACTTTCAACCACCCTATCCTGAATGTCTAGTTTTGCAGCTAACACATCCTGTACACAATTAATGGTAATATGGCTGTTTTACACGTAGATATAGGTGAGGCATGCAGATAATTTTATCGATATGGCAACTTACGAAGTGGATTTTTTGTTTCAAGACATATAACAGGTAAGTTGACTCATTGAGGTCTGACAAACTCTATGAAACAGATTATTGAAATGCACTCGTATAAATTTCCAACATTTCCCAAGGAAGAAAACCTATGACTTAGCTGATGAGTTTATAAACACCTTTTTGTCATTTGTTCCTATCAACAGCTTAATCATCTATGTCAC includes:
- the LOC105053670 gene encoding uncharacterized protein; amino-acid sequence: MEDCEQSSPRAREEEEEKAKSGGGRGGEEDEKILQFLDSLDGYLTLMDSLSSNLRQGWLELASARHSMGSSRISSALLSHKVQSAATTMQVTESNDKSVTESQAHFTISKWAYMREGKCFGEVEAGGFQNKSSGSQLRHRVPDNFAEQCKESYSAVDGSPIATDSNIQRERSKSLSVFGTLVPPKLRAAQVSFETALDSIVELANMRSKVLSSFSQLQQEMKNSS